From the genome of uncultured Bacteroides sp.:
GATTCTCAAAATGCCCATCGCAGGGTAACTTATCGCCCAATAAATAATAAAGATATGCATCCAATTTCCTTGAAGCTACAACTGAAGAATTCTGTAGTTTCAGTGTTCCCGATGCCGCATTTCTAGGGTTGGCGAAGAGTGGCTCTTCACGAGCTTCTTTTTCCTGATTGAGTTCTTCGAAAACAGACCACGGCATCAGAATCTCTCCTCGTATTTCAAATTCCTGCGGATAGTCGTTTCCATGAAGCACTAAAGGTATAGTTTTGATAGTCTTAACGTTGTCTGTTACATCATCACCCTTTTCACCGTCACCTCTGGTTACAGCTTTTACAAGTTTCCCGTCAATATAAGTTAGCGAAATGGAAGTTCCGTCATACTTAATCTCGCAACATATTTCAAAATCCTCATTTAAAGATTTCCTAACACGTTCATAAAAGTCAGTAACCTCAGATTCTGAGTAGGTATTTCCTAATGAAAGCATCGGATATTTGTGAGCAACCTGCGTAAAGTTCTTATTAATATCACTTCCCACACGCATTGTTGGCGAATTTTCATCATAATATTCAGGGTACTGATCTTCCAGTTCCTGAAGCTCCTTCAACATTTTATCAAATTCCAAATCGGATACTTCCGGAGAGTTAGATACATAATAATTGTGGTTATGGCGGTGTAATTCAGCACGTAATTGCTCTATTCTTTCCTTTGCGGTCATAATTTCAGATTGTTTTAGACAAAAATACGTATTTTCTTCATGAATATCTGCCATGAGCAAGCATATTTATTTGTATTTTTGCAAAAAAAATAGAGCTATGCGCATTGATATAATTACAGTTTTACCCGAAATGATTGAAGGTTTCTTCAATTGTTCTATTCTTAAAAGAGCTCAGAATAAAGGACTTGCTGAGATTCATATTCATAATCTTCGTGATTATACAACGGACAAGCATCGCAAAGTAGACGATTATCCATTTGGCGGTTGTGCCGGTATGGTAATGAAAATAGAACCAATTGAACGATGTATAAATTCCTTAAAGGCTGAAAGAGAGTACGATGAGGTGATTTTTACTACTCCTGACGGAGAGCAGTTCAATCAAAAAATGGCAAATTCTCTTTCATTATATAATAACCTGATAATTCTCTGCGGACATTTTAAAGGTATCGATTATAGAATCCGAGAACACCTGATTACAAAGGAAATTAGCATAGGAGATTATGTTTTGACTGGCGGCGAATTGGCGGCGGCTGTAATGGCAGATGCTATCATTCGTATTATCCCGGGAGTTATTTCTGATGAGCAATCTGCTCTTTCAGATTCTTTTCAGGATAATCTTCTGGCAGCTCCGGTTTATACAAGACCGGCAGATTATAATGGGTGGAAAGTTCCTGATATTTTACTTTCTGGTCATGAAGCTAAGATTGCGGAATGGGAATTTAATCAATCACTCGAAAGAACAAAACGACTGAGACCTGATTTGCTAAAGTAGATAACAAATCAAAATATTTTCATTGATCAAGCAAAAAGGTATAGAAGATTAAGGTGTTTTTTGAGATTTGATTTAGAAATACGAATAGGGTTAAACATAAAAAGGTGTACACTACAATATAATTTAGTGTACACCTTTTTAGTTTTAGACCTACATTTTTTGAAAAATGTAAGCCGAATAAAAATCTTAAGGTTCGCTTTAAATTTGTTTAATAATCAGATTAAACTTCCAAAGCTCCTATGATATCCTTTACAGAAGAGTATCCGTGCCTGTCTAAGTAATTATTTATACCATCTATAACTTTAACAGTTACTGCAGG
Proteins encoded in this window:
- the trmD gene encoding tRNA (guanosine(37)-N1)-methyltransferase TrmD; the encoded protein is MRIDIITVLPEMIEGFFNCSILKRAQNKGLAEIHIHNLRDYTTDKHRKVDDYPFGGCAGMVMKIEPIERCINSLKAEREYDEVIFTTPDGEQFNQKMANSLSLYNNLIILCGHFKGIDYRIREHLITKEISIGDYVLTGGELAAAVMADAIIRIIPGVISDEQSALSDSFQDNLLAAPVYTRPADYNGWKVPDILLSGHEAKIAEWEFNQSLERTKRLRPDLLK